In Bradysia coprophila strain Holo2 unplaced genomic scaffold, BU_Bcop_v1 contig_350, whole genome shotgun sequence, a genomic segment contains:
- the LOC119080889 gene encoding ornithine decarboxylase-like, with amino-acid sequence MDLIRLIRTKIDERLSAGDDNSFYILDVNDVRLKYENWTKEIPRVVPFYAIKCNDDAVIVKTLADLGTGFDCASISELDQILTMGINQNRIIYSHTVKQASHLQYAADKQVDMVTFDSMGELIKIKNIHPNAKAVLRIKFDAEKSIICMGIKFGCDPLTEAPDLIRKCQELGALHSVRQLFDVADTYGFKLQLVNIGGGFMGNDMSLLANYAKYINRGIDLYFPDPSLTIISEPGRYFSESALTLVVQVILKKVSSDGHVHYYINDSIYHSFCIAFIYESKLKFSVIRKTIKSSTPIERASTIWGQTCNTKDKIVGNEIMPEMEIGDYLAFENMGAYTTTVSTRFNGFKIGEIIHINR; translated from the exons ATGGATTTAATTCGTTTGATTCGTACAAAAATTGACGAAAGATTGTCTGCCGGAGATGATAATTCGTTTTATATTTTGGATGTAAACGATGTTcgtttaaaatatgaaaactggACCAAAGAAATTCCTCGCGTTGTTCCATTCTATGCGATCAAGTGTAACGATGACGCGGTGATTGTAAAAACTTTGGCAGACCTAGGAACTGGATTTGACTGTGCATCGATTAGCGAATTAGATCAAATCTTAACGATGGGCATAAATCAAAACCGAATAATTTATTCGCACACAGTGAAACAGGCTTCTCATTTACAGTATGCCGCTGATAAGCAAGTAGATATGGTAACGTTTGACAGTATGGGTGAGctgattaaaatcaaaaatatacaTCCAAATGCGAAGGCTGTGCTGCGTATCAAATTCGATGCCGAGAAATCGATCATTTGCATGGGAATCAAATTTGGCTGTGATCCATTGACTGAAGCACCGGATTTGATTAGAAAATGTCAAGAACTCGGA gcCTTGCACTCAGTTCGACAGTTGTTCGATGTGGCTGATACATATGGATTCAAATTACAGCTGGTCAATATAGGCGGTGGATTCATGGGAAATGACATGAGTTTACTTGCCAATTATGCCAAATATATAAATCGAGGCATCGATCTCTATTTTCCAGATCCGTCTTTGACCATTATCTCTGAACCTGGTCGCTACTTCTCGGAGTCTGCCCTCACTTTGGTGGTTCAAGTGATACTGAAGAAAGTCTCCAGCGACGGTCATGTTCATTATTACATCAATGACAGCATCTACCATTCATTTTGCATTGCTTTCATTTACGAATCAAAACTGAAATTCAGTGTCATTCGAAAAACTATAAAATCGAGTACACCCATTGAACGTGCATCAACCATTTGGGGTCAGACGTGCAATACAAAGGATAAAATAGTTGGAAATGAAATTATGCCGGAAATGGAAATCGGTGACTATTTGGCATTTGAGAACATGGGGGCCTATACAACGACTGTATCAACACGATTCAATGGATTCAAAATCGGCGAAATTATACACATCAATAGatga
- the LOC119080895 gene encoding uncharacterized protein LOC119080895, giving the protein MKYLLLVFIAGLAVVEPHFYMREPLSRTSIQTRLDRFPQAQQPFWWDHTGVWCGNAQQNLQYSTCGRCGDAQGNSHAAQGGRYDKGIITATYNAGQIINAVVQMHANHRGHIEFELCPQVTETNACFTHRLAVAGADRGVRGGNTACTGNDQQNGAFNVRIQLPANVRCTRCTLRATYRTSYPPAPDACFNPNPAQTFRNCVDIRIN; this is encoded by the exons ATGAAGTATCTTCTACTCGTATTCATCGCAGGACTCGCCGTGGTCGAGCCTCATTTCTACATGAGAGAACCACTTTCCAGAACTTCGATTCAAACCCGTTTGGATCGTTTCCCACAAGCCCAACAACCATTTTGGTGGGATCATACTGGAGTATGGTGCGGAAACGCTCAACAAAACCTTCAATATTCCACTTGCGGACGTTGCGGTGATGCTCAAGGAAACTCACATGCAGCTCAAGGTGGAAGATACGACAAAGGCATCATCACTGCAACATACAATGCTGGACAA ATTATCAACGCCGTTGTGCAGATGCACGCCAACCATCGTGGTCACATTGAATTCGAGCTCTGCCCACAAGTAACTGAAACAAACGCCTGTTTCACCCACCGATTGGCTGTTGCCGGTGCAGACAGAGGAGTCCGAGGAGGAAATACTGCTTGCACAGGAAACGATCAACAAAACGGAGCATTCAACGTTCGTATCCAACTACCAGCTAATGTTAGATGTACCAGATGTACACTTCGTGCCACCTACAGAACATCATACCCACCAG CTCCTGATGCGTGCTTCAATCCAAATCCTGCTCAAACCTTCAGAAACTGCGTTGATATCAGAATCAACTAA
- the LOC119080888 gene encoding metallophosphoesterase 1 homolog, giving the protein MRNTRLLILFTTIIAVIVFVVVTFNELILNEFFLNHHTFAQCQWPSELRNPLKAMIIADTHLVGPISGYWPDMILRDWQMGRAYNTAISLHQPDVVFILGDLFDDGEYVDGKYFQGNYLTRFHQTFQTPKHIKVFSAVGNHDIGFHYSLTPYFLRRFETAFTESANTLFTIKDTHFVLLNSVTLEQDGCSLCEKAEADIAAISKRLNCAKQQNRNSSDCRMIPDKLPFYSKPVLLQHFPTYRKSDDECEEHDSYEVEINKEKWDVLSVNATDFLGKQLDPSVVFCGHTHHYCRSYNKWGIEEYTAASFNRRQKRNPSFLLVEFSGENYAVTKCNMPSRTISVVIYVICFLVAIISLYYLKYSKHARRLRMNSSRRSSMYPL; this is encoded by the exons ATGCGTAACACTAgattgttgatactttttacCACAATAATTGCTGTAATTGTCTTCGTTGTCGTTACTTTTAATGAGTTGATTTTGAACGAGTTCTTCCTCAATCACCACACATTCGCCCAG TGTCAATGGCCATCGGAGTTAAGAAATCCATTGAAAGCAATGATTATTGCCGACACACATCTCGTAGGTCCAATCAGTGGCTACTGGCCCGATATGATATTGCGTGATTGGCAAATGGGACGAGCGTACAATACAGCAATTTCATTGCACCAACCCGACGTCGTTTTCATATTGGGTGACCTATTCGATGACGGCGAATATGTTGATGGTAAATACTTTCAAGGGAACTATTTGACACGGTTCCATCAGACATTCCAGACACCAAAGCACATTAAAGTGTTCAGCGCTGTGGGAAATCATGACATCGGCTTTCACTACTC ATTGACTCCGTACTTTCTCCGTCGTTTCGAAACCGCATTCACCGAAAGTGCTAACACATTGTTTACAATCAAAGACACTCATTTCGTTCTACTGAATTCGGTGACACTGGAACAGGACGGATGTTCCCTTTGTGAAAAAGCCGAAGCAGATATTGctgcaatttcaaaacgattaAACTGTGCGAAACAACAGAACCGCAACAGTAGCGATTGTCGCATGATACCAGACAAGTTGCCCTTCTACTCGAAACCGGTTCTTTTGCAACATTTCCCTACGTACCGGAAGTCGGACGATGAATGCGAGGAGCACGATTCGTATGAGGTGGAAATTAATAAAGAGAAATGGGATGTTCTGTCGGTGAATGCAACCGACTTTCTGGGTAAACAATTGGATCCAAGTGTCGTATTTTGTGGACATACACATCACTATTGTCGTTCATACAATAAGTGGGGCATAGAGGAGTACACGGCCGCTTCATTTAACCGACGACAAAAGCGGAACCCCAGTTTTCTATTG GTCGAGTTCTCTGGAGAAAATTATGCCGTTACAAAGTGCAATATGCCCAGCCGAACGATTTCCGTTGTAATTTACGTTATTTGTTTTCTAGTCGCTATCATCTCATTGTATTACCTGAAATACAGTAAACATGCACGCAGGTTGAGGATGAATTCGAGTCG GAGGAGCTCTATGTATCCCTTATAA
- the LOC119080900 gene encoding ninjurin-2-like translates to MAGHSNSAKIFDELSSGRSVEIIEPDNPKQIGNVPTENTDHLFKGLNANTYASKKSFAQGMLDLALISSNAAQLKYILTAGPDHQFYTLLLSLVLLSLCLQILQAVLCLVLGLIFDLNKVDEQRSANICNNIGVCLVVVIVVINVIITGFNFKSD, encoded by the exons ATGGCCGGTCACAGTAATTCTGctaaaatatttgatgaaCTGTCTTCAGGTCGATCTGTTGAGATCATAGAACCAGATAACCCTAAACAAATTGGAAATGTTCCAACTGAGAACACCGATCATTTG TTCAAAGGTCTGAATGCAAACACTTATGCCTCGAAAAAATCGTTTGCGCAGGGTATGCTTGATCTAGCACT TATTTCGTCAAATGCCGCACAACTGAAATACATTCTGACAGCTGGACCGGACCATCAATTTTATACTCTTTTATTAAGTCTTGTGCTACTGTCGTTGTGCTTACAA ATACTTCAAGCAGTTCTCTGTTTGGTGCTTGGTTTGATCTTCGACCTGAATAAAGTGGATGAGCAACGCAGTGCGAACATTTGCAATAACATTGGAGTATGTTTAGTCGTGGTGATTGTTGTGATTAATGTTATTATAACtggattcaattttaaatccGATTAA
- the LOC119080892 gene encoding brachyurin-like — protein sequence MNGVTLIFFLFAPVFGSIVEVEDIDWDTVKPIQYYPKFWDDKPTANRPSEQFFDQQRNGMNRIVGGQIAQPHQFPYQAAVLMFLPSIGGTALCGGSLVSQQSILTAAHCVFGATSGTIVLGAHFLANANEPNQRRITIAPESIIMHPSFNPQSSRDDIALVRLPAPIQFIPGIIQPVALPTAAHGGQNFAGYSGLVSGWGVFSDSQGVESDVLRFVYDNIMTNVACSLFFPGLIHNTMICMSGTNGRGACSGDSGGPMTTRTAGGQTLLVGVVSFGFTPRCELSVPSIFTRTTSYINWLQANII from the exons ATGAATGGCGTTACgctaatatttttcttatttgcaCCGGTATTCGGTAGCATAGTCGAAGTCGAAGACATTGATTGGGATACAGTGAAACCTATCCAATATTATCCAAAATTCTGGGATGATAAACCAACAGCAAATCGTCCATCAGaacaatttttcgatcaaCAGCGAAATGGAATGAATCGGATAGTCGGCGGTCAAATCGCACA ACCACATCAGTTTCCGTACCAAGCTGCTGTCCTTATGTTTCTACCATCAATTGGAGGAACAGCTCTGTGCG GAGGTTCTCTTGTAAGtcagcaatcaattttaacTGCCGCCCATTGTGTCTTTGGAGCTACATCGGGTACAATTGTCTTGGGAGCGCATTTCCTCGCTAATGCGAACGAGCCGAATCAACGGCGCATAACCATTGCTCCTGAATCCATTATAATGCATCCATCTTTTAATCCACAATCATCACGGGATGATATCGCATTGGTTCGTTTACCAGCGCCCATCCAATTCATTCCCGGAATTATTCAACCCGTTGCCCTGCCGACTGCCGCACATGGCGgacaaaattttgctggatATTCAGGGCTTGTTAGTGGATGGGGAGTATTTAGCGACAGTCAAGGCGTAGAATCTGATGTTTTAAGATTTGTGTACGACAATATTATGACAAATGTAGCGTGTTCTCTTTTCTTTCCTGGTCTAATCCATAACACAATGATTTGTATGAGTGGAACAAATGGAAGGGGTGCTTGTTCTGGCGATAGTGGAGGGCCGATGACTACTCGGACAGCTGGAGGTCAAACGCTACTCGTTGGAGTTGTCAG TTTCGGATTCACCCCGAGATGCGAATTATCTGTGCCGTCCATTTTTACCCGCACTACCAGCTATATTAATTGGCTTCAAGCTAACATCATTTGa
- the LOC119080891 gene encoding endonuclease 4-like encodes MFSCLSKLWLLGVLLASTNSVSAWGRDGHALIANIAQSLLTTEATEFVRTYLPSDNGTMSNVSSWADNILYADTEPNYLNWQWSSPLHYVNTRDWSCVYDRLNDCNWNSTQGCVDGAIQNYTTRLANPELGPTQLEEALKFIIHFIGDVHQPLHGGFASDLGGNTIRGDFFGRSVNFHSLWDTTMIQHRINQDFQSQSSLYLEHLMSQMNGRYAQNIAGWTNCTSTDDSQYMACSSMWIQEDAELCCEIVYRDELYQQITSQTGFNISETYYNTRIDTIELRLIQSGVRLAATINEIVRKNYTGSGTLPQLSLLLIAFSSILLNSMN; translated from the exons atgttttcttgtttgTCGAAACTATGGCTTCTCGGGGTCTTGTTAGCATCTACCAATTCAGTTAGTGCATGGGGTAGAGATGGTCACGCACTTATAGCTAACATTGCTCAAAGTTTGCTTACCACCGAAGCAACTGAATTCGTGCGTACGTACCTGCCTTCAGATAATGGAACCATGAGCAATGTGTCCTCTTGGGCTGACAATATTCTTTACGCTGATACGGAACCGAACTACTTGAACTGGCAATGGTCATCACCGTTACATTATGTCAACACGAGAGATTGGAGCTGCGTTTATGATCGACTAAACGATTGCAATTGGAATAGTACTCAAGGATGCGTTGACGGAGCTATACAGAACTATACGACAAGATTAGCAAATCCTGAACTAGGTCCTACACAACTGGAAGAAGCATTGAAGtttattattcatttcattGGCGATGTGCATCAACCTTTGCATGGCGGTTTCGCTAGTGATCTGGGTGGAAATACCATTCGCG GTGATTTTTTCGGTCGATCggtaaattttcattccctCTGGGACACCACCATGATTCAACACAGAATAAATCAAGATTTTCAGTCGCAAAGTTCGTTGTATCTTGAACATTTAATGAGTCAAATGAACGGACGATACGCACAAAATATTGCTGGATGGACGAATTGCACGTCAACGGATGACTCACAATATATGGCATGCTCGTCGATGTGGATCCAAGAAGATGCTGAATTATGTTGTGAAATCGTTTATCGGGATGAGTTATATCAACAGATAACATCCCAGACAGGTTTTAATATCAGCGAAACCTATTACAATACACGAATCGATACGATTGAATTACGGCTAATTCAGAGCGGAGTACGACTAGCTGCTACTATCAACGAAATTGTGCGGAAAAATTACACTGGTTCTGGAACGTTGCCACAGTTATCGCTTCTGTTAATTGCCTTTAgttcgattttattaaattctatgaattaa
- the LOC119080886 gene encoding zinc finger protein 260-like, whose translation MFSHLCRCCLTELGDSSGIVPLFERHKNIWYHRLITATFRLTLTKDDKLGSNICKMCAVELLKSYKFRLKYIESERKLHKMLVQSEQEQEPSYAALFDVKVNVDESTKILQNKLSPETNYLRWKCNSCSASFATRSRYYEHRRLHSTTITSQINNDTEPSPTNKSFKQIRWKCNYCPAEFGTNTLKLKHEGDEHSSDNLSFHEPAILIEDNDSVISTIKTELNIDTDENEFPYIDQEPEVDLGLYLIEKHSQINSLDPLEINNFTDSLLMPLDETQNSPETGNNNNANSKWKCRLCTAGFRTRELLREHNHLHMASRQQKPMVAKVEKIKVEKVPKVSHVKPFTNESNAPRWQCKTCMLSFDTRELLRIHRRTYVAKSEITGLKEMECNTEVLVDENVSKKFKIH comes from the exons atgttttctcatttGTGCCGTTGTTGCTTAACTGAGCTGGGTGATTCGTCTGGAATCGTACCACTGTTTGAACGTCACAAGAACATCTGGTATCACCGTTTGATTACGGCAACATTCCGATTGAcc TTGACAAAAGACGATAAGTTGGGGTCGAACATATGCAAAATGTGTGCAGTCGAACTACTGAAATCTTACAAATTCCGCTTGAAGTATATTGAATCGGAACGGAAGCTCCACAAAATGCTTGTCCAGTCCGAACAGGAACAGGAACCAAGTTATGCAGCTTTATTTGACGTTAAAGTAAATGTCGACGAAagcaccaaaattttgcaaaataagTTATCTCCCGAGACAAACTATTTACGCTGGAAGTGTAATTCATGTTCAGCGAGTTTTGCGACTCGTTCGCGGTATTATGAACACAGACGATTACACTCTACGACGATTACATctcaaataaacaatgatACGGAACCTTCACCaacaaataaaagtttcaaGCAGATTCGCTGGAAGTGTAACTATTGTCCCGCAGAGTTTGGTACTAACACATTGAAGTTGAAGCATGAAGGAGATGAACATTCATCCGACAATCTGTCATTTCATGAGCCGGCGATCTTGATTGAGGACAATGATTCGGTCATTTCAACGATTAAAACAGAATTGAACATCGACACTGATGAGAATGAATTTCCGTACATTGATCAGGAGCCTGAAGTGGATCTGGGATTATATCTGATTGAGAAACATAGTCAAATAAACAGCCTTGACCCACttgaaatcaacaattttaccGATTCACTGCTCATGCCGCTGGATGAGACGCAAAACTCACCGGAAACCGGAAATAACAACAATGCGAACAGTAAATGGAAGTGCCGACTTTGTACGGCTGGGTTTCGGACAAGGGAGTTATTACGCGAGCACAATCATCTGCATATGGCATCGAGGCAACAAAAGCCAATGGTAgcaaaagtggaaaaaatcaAAGTTGAGAAGGTCCCGAAGGTCAGTCATGTAAAACCATTCACGAATGAATCGAATGCTCCGAGATGGCAGTGCAAAACGTGCATGTTAAGCTTTGATACGAGGGAGCTGTTGCGGATTCATCGCAGAACGTATGTAGCGAAAAGCGAAATAACTGGACTGAAAGAGATGGAGTGTAATACAGAAGTGCTAGTTGACGAGAACGTAtcgaaaaagtttaaaatacaTTGA
- the LOC119080897 gene encoding heat shock protein 23-like — MALLPLLIELNDELSQPSFRHWNNFGPGLYSHELDSLPSLLNQYYTGYQRCPRFQAALRNSTDSADVPKSSIGKDGFQVCMDVQEFAPNEISVKTIDNAIVVEAKHEERRDEHGYISRQFKRRYALPKGFNIKDVVTQLSSDGILTVKAPPEVKVVDEGNVRVLQIQQTGPARLNSGNKESVKSKEDEMVKEQKKDAQQ, encoded by the coding sequence ATGGCATTACTACCACTGTTGAtcgaattgaacgacgaattGTCCCAACCATCATTCAGACACTGGAACAACTTTGGTCCTGGACTTTATTCGCATGAATTGGACTCGCTCCCGTCGCTTTTGAATCAGTACTACACCGGCTATCAGCGATGTCCCCGATTCCAAGCAGCACTACGCAATTCCACTGATTCTGCTGACGTTCCCAAGTCGTCGATCGGAAAGGACGGTTTCCAAGTGTGTATGGATGTCCAAGAATTTGCGCCAAATGAGATTTCCGTTAAAACGATCGACAATGCCATCGTTGTTGAGGCAAAGCATGAGGAGCGACGAGATGAACATGGTTACATTTCCCGACAATTCAAGCGTCGTTATGCCCTTCCGAAAGGATTCAATATCAAAGATGTGGTCACTCAACTGTCGTCCGATGGTATTCTAACTGTTAAAGCTCCGCCAGAGGTGAAGGTAGTCGATGAAGGAAATGTACGCGTCCTGCAAATTCAACAGACCGGTCCAGCTCGATTGAACAGCGGTAACAAAGAGAGTGTAAAATCGAAGGAAGATGAGATGGTCAAGGAGCAAAAGAAGGATGCACAACAATAA
- the LOC119080898 gene encoding heat shock protein 27-like: protein MALLPLLIELNDELSQPSFSRWNNFGRGIYSHELDSFPSLLNQYYTGYQRCPRFQALRNSGDSANVPKSSIGKDGFQVCMDVQQFAPNEISVKTVDNTIVVEAKHEERQDEHGYISREFKRRYALPKGFNIKDVVTQLSSDGILTIKAPPEVKAVDEGNVRVLQIQQTGPARLNSGNKDSGKSSEKESAEAPKK from the coding sequence ATGGCATTACTACCACTGTTGAttgaattgaacgacgaattGTCCCAACCATCATTTAGCCGTTGGAACAACTTTGGTCGTGGGATCTATTCGCACGAATTGGATTCGTTCCCGTCGCTTTTGAATCAATACTACACCGGCTATCAGCGATGTCCCCGATTCCAAGCACTCCGCAATTCCGGTGATTCTGCTAACGTTCCCAAGTCGTCGATCGGAAAGGACGGTTTCCAAGTGTGTATGGATGTCCAACAATTCGCGCCGAATGAAATTTCCGTGAAAACTGTCGACAATACCATCGTGGTTGAGGCGAAGCATGAAGAACGCCAAGATGAACACGGCTACATTTCACGTGAATTCAAGCGTCGGTATGCCCTTCCGAAAGGATTCAACATCAAAGACGTGGTCACTCAATTGTCGTCCGATGGCATTCTAACCATTAAAGCTCCGCCAGAGGTGAAGGCAGTTGATGAAGGAAACGTACGCGTCTTGCAAATTCAACAAACTGGTCCAGCTCGATTGAACAGCGGTAACAAGGATAGTGGCAAATCAAGTGAGAAGGAGTCGGCTGAGGCACCAAAGAAATAA
- the LOC119080879 gene encoding uncharacterized protein LOC119080879: protein MDILIHNMTLPLETLAHIFDYLDNLDDLKSATLVCKHWLRATQIPKILKNYKLSFNYVTIDSNNDSEQSTLFANSSRVFSNIYFGNAKFVSIDPEFWCNWSDFITEITFDYKFRSSDLPGGNFVELLKFTPRLKTLNLVCALGFFNGFMDGLTSSVRDIVLGNIKNVQELQLYFSEGCLVDLTFGSWIDQLTNLKNIDFDVHSKKRRITTEAYSAIFNFLVKYSTKVKGLHICDNNRALCKDIAEQLFAIKDLKLKALDLTINSVISTKFTNFLCTQSELQYLTVNGSFSLSRSLQQMSKLKEIAISNGPALDGFKVFNGMDKLSSIGIAGLEFYDEDELDDTYKMNANPKLSELYLIDPTIDFNWMFAKRMCQCFANVRLLNLDGAMIDDNSLVYVFQLKKLQELKLSKTDITDRGFAGKNQSRKKLKILNGQAVPVDESVVSISSLKDLEVLNIDFCKHLSPHSFNTMKLNKLKHFSAQGTQFNGKHMHTLGMNCPNIESLNLSNCNQLRGNGIEMAAVLTLKSLETLELQSCLHTDLACIKHIMRSDKLQTINISKCVAIDTRSIAEEMFSEMKSLRRIILHKERLYRCSFVAAKS, encoded by the exons ATGGACATATTAATACATAATATGACTCTTCCTTTGGAG ACTCTCGCGCATATTTTCGACTATCTGGACAATTTGGATGATTTGAAATCGGCGACACTTGTATGCAAGCATTGGTTAAGAGCGACCCAAATTccaaagattttgaaaaactacaaactttcattcaattatgTGACCATTGATTCTAACAATGATTCGGAGCAATCAACGCTGTTTGCTAACAGTTCACGGGTCTTTTCGAATATCTACTTTGGCAATGCGAAATTCGTATCGATTGACCCGGAATTTTGGTGTAATTGGAGCGACTTCATTACAGAAATTACGTTCGACTACAAATTTCGCTCTTCAGACCTTCCTGGCGGAAATTTCGTAGAGTTGCTGAAATTTACGCCACGACTGAAAACTTTGAATCTGGTCTGTGCATTGGGATTCTTCAACGGCTTCATGGATGGCTTGACATCATCAGTTCGGGACATTGTCCTcggaaatataaaaaatgtacAGGAGCTACAGCTGTACTTCAGCGAAGGTTGTCTGGTAGACTTAACATTTGGCTCGTGGATCGATCAATTGacgaatttaaaaaacattgacTTCGACGTTCATTCAAAGAAACGTCGGATAACCACTGAGGCGTACAgcgcaattttcaattttcttgtaaaGTACAGCACCAAAGTTAAGGGTCTGCATATTTGTGACAATAATCGAGCGCTTTGCAAAGATATCGCCGAACAACTCTTTGCTATTAAGGACTTAAAACTCAAGGCACTGGACCTGACAATTAATTCTGTAATATCAACGAAATTCACAAACTTCTTGTGCACCCAATCTGAACTACAGTACCTCACCGTTAATGGTTCCTTCTCATTGAGCAGATCACTCCAACAAATGTCGAAATTAAAGGAAATAGCGATCTCGAATGGACCAGCATTAGATGGATTCAAGGTGTTCAACGGCATGGATAAATTGTCATCGATAGGCATTGCTGGATTAGAATTTTACGATGAAGATGAGCTGGATGACACCTACAAAATGAATGCAAATCCAAAGCTAAGTGAATTGTATCTCATTGACCCAACTATTGATTTTAACTGGATGTTTGCTAAACGGATGTGCCAGTGTTTTGCGAATGTTCGACTCTTGAATTTGGACGGTGCAATGATAGACGATAATAGTCTGGTATATGTGTTCCAATTAAAGAAATTGCAAGAACTGAAACTGAGCAAAACCGATATTACTGATCGAGGATTTGCAGGCAAAAATCAatcacgaaaaaaattaaaaattctaaatggGCAAGCAGTTCCGGTAGATGAATCAGTTGTTTCGATTTCATCTCTAAAAGATCTGGAAGTTCTCAATATCGATTTCTGCAAGCATCTCTCACCACATTCATTCAATACTATGAAACTGaacaaattaaaacattttagcGCCCAAGGAACTCAGTTCAACGGCAAACATATGCATACATTGGGAATGAATTGCCCGAACATTGAATCGTTAAATTTGTCGAACTGTAATCAATTGCGCGGAAATGGTATCGAGATGGCGGCAGTCTTGACGCTAAAATCATTGGAGACTCTAGAGCTGCAATCTTGCTTGCACACTGATTTAGCTTGTATCAAGCACATTATGAGGTCGGACAAATTGCAAACAATCAATATTTCCAAATGTGTGGCTATTGATACTCGGAGTATTGCTGAAGAAATGTTTAGCGAAATGAAATCGCTACGAAGAATAATATTACACAAGGAACGGTTGTATCGATGCAGTTTTGTAGCAGCAAAAAGTTGA
- the LOC119080899 gene encoding heat shock protein 27-like: MALLPLLIELNDELSQPSFSRWNNFGRGIYSHELDSFPSLLNQYYTGYQRCPRLRNSGDSANVPKSSIGKDGFQVCMDVQQFAPNEISVKTVDNTIVVEAKHEERQDEHGYISRQFKRRYALPKGFNIKDVVTQLSSDGILTIKAPPEVKAVDEGNVRVLQIQQTGPARLNSGNKDSGKLSEEEQAEVPKK, encoded by the coding sequence ATGGCATTACTACCACTGTTGAttgaattgaacgacgaattGTCCCAACCATCATTTAGCCGTTGGAACAACTTTGGTCGTGGAATCTATTCGCACGAATTGGATTCGTTCCCGTCGCTTTTGAACCAATACTACACCGGCTATCAGCGATGTCCCCGACTCCGCAATTCCGGTGATTCTGCTAACGTTCCCAAGTCATCGATCGGAAAGGACGGTTTCCAAGTGTGCATGGATGTCCAACAATTCGCGCCGAATGAAATTTCCGTGAAAACTGTCGACAATACCATCGTGGTTGAGGCGAAGCATGAGGAACGCCAAGATGAACACGGCTACATTTCACGTCAATTCAAGCGTCGTTATGCCCTTCCGAAAGGATTCAACATCAAAGACGTGGTCACTCAATTGTCGTCCGATGGCATTCTAACCATTAAAGCTCCGCCAGAGGTGAAGGCAGTCGATGAAGGAAATGTACGCGTCCTGCAAATTCAACAGACCGGTCCAGCTCGTTTGAACAGCGGTAACAAGGATAGTGGCAAATTAAGTGAGGAGGAGCAGGCTGAGGTACCAAAGAAATAA